Proteins from a genomic interval of Leifsonia shinshuensis:
- a CDS encoding mandelate racemase/muconate lactonizing enzyme family protein — MTLAPPTARLAVDGTIVSAEAWLSDLEVETVRTDAVQSFLKQETIFVRLRTAGGVEGVGYSYTIGTGGEAVLSLLRTCLLDVLVGMDVNRPEAVWRALFSATRATTVGAITSLALAAVDTAVWDARCTASGLPLWVAAGGSRPSIPLYDTEGGWLHYDTDELVAQAVESQRRGLNGVKIKVGKPRGHEDAERLAAVRAAVGPGMDIMVDANQSMTAAEAIRRAALFEPLDIFWFEEPLPAEDVAGHRRLAESTTLPIAVGESMYSVGHFREYLQAGAASIVQVDVARVGGITPWLKVAHLAESFNVAVAPHFLMELHVSLCCAVPNALYLEHIPQLRAVTKRELVVRDGHGVAPDAPGLGIEWDFDAIDDRRVA; from the coding sequence ATGACCCTCGCCCCGCCCACCGCCCGCCTCGCCGTCGACGGCACCATCGTCAGCGCCGAGGCGTGGCTGAGCGATCTCGAGGTCGAGACCGTGCGCACCGACGCCGTGCAGTCGTTCCTCAAGCAGGAGACGATCTTCGTCCGGCTGCGGACGGCCGGGGGCGTGGAGGGCGTCGGCTACAGCTACACGATCGGCACCGGAGGCGAGGCGGTGCTGAGCCTCCTGCGGACCTGCCTGCTCGACGTGCTCGTCGGCATGGACGTCAATCGTCCGGAGGCCGTGTGGCGCGCTCTCTTCTCGGCTACGCGAGCGACTACAGTCGGCGCGATCACGTCGCTGGCGCTCGCCGCCGTGGACACCGCCGTGTGGGATGCGCGCTGCACGGCCTCCGGGCTTCCGCTGTGGGTCGCCGCGGGCGGCTCGCGACCGAGCATCCCGCTGTACGACACCGAAGGCGGCTGGCTGCACTACGACACGGACGAGCTCGTCGCGCAGGCGGTGGAGTCGCAGAGGCGCGGCCTGAACGGGGTGAAGATCAAGGTGGGCAAGCCGCGCGGGCACGAGGACGCCGAGCGCCTGGCCGCCGTGCGCGCGGCGGTCGGTCCCGGCATGGACATCATGGTCGACGCCAACCAGTCGATGACGGCGGCGGAGGCCATCCGGCGGGCGGCGCTGTTCGAGCCGCTGGACATCTTCTGGTTCGAGGAGCCGCTGCCGGCCGAGGACGTCGCAGGGCACCGCCGGCTGGCGGAGTCGACGACGCTGCCGATCGCGGTGGGGGAGTCGATGTACTCGGTCGGGCACTTCCGCGAGTACCTGCAGGCGGGCGCCGCCTCCATCGTGCAGGTGGACGTCGCGCGGGTCGGCGGCATCACGCCGTGGCTGAAGGTCGCGCACCTCGCCGAGTCGTTCAATGTCGCGGTGGCGCCGCACTTCCTGATGGAGCTGCACGTGTCGCTGTGCTGCGCCGTGCCGAACGCGCTCTACCTGGAGCACATCCCGCAACTGCGCGCGGTGACCAAGCGGGAGCTGGTCGTCCGCGACGGTCACGGGGTCGCGCCGGACGCCCCGGGGCTCGGGATCGAGTGGGACTTCGACGCGATCGACGACCGGCGGGTGGCCTGA
- a CDS encoding carbohydrate ABC transporter permease, whose translation MTSEATRVRRRLRPAQRKVVAKTWLNTAAVTVVALVFTFPFIWMFFSALKPESEVFSPTPSFIGSEVKWSNFVDAWTLVPFGRFIFNGFFVALCGSLLSVVVAVLSAYAFSRLRFKYRDRLFLLYVLTLVLPQEVLVVPLFIMMNQLGLVDTYVALIIPFAFTAFGTFLLRQFFLTIPIEFEEAALIDGASRFRTLWSVLLPQLAAPISVLGVFSFVGYYNSYLWPLIIINSQDLATVPLGLSMFTGEHGTQWSLMMAASTIAIIPSLIIVAVLQRQLIKGVALGGFGGR comes from the coding sequence ATGACAAGTGAAGCGACCAGGGTGCGGCGCCGGCTGCGCCCCGCCCAGCGGAAGGTCGTCGCCAAGACCTGGCTGAACACGGCGGCGGTCACGGTCGTCGCGCTGGTGTTCACGTTCCCGTTCATCTGGATGTTCTTCTCGGCGCTCAAGCCCGAGTCGGAGGTGTTCTCGCCCACGCCGTCGTTCATCGGCTCCGAGGTGAAGTGGTCCAACTTCGTCGACGCGTGGACGCTGGTGCCGTTCGGCCGGTTCATCTTCAACGGCTTCTTCGTCGCGCTCTGCGGCTCGCTGCTGTCCGTCGTGGTGGCGGTGCTGTCCGCGTACGCGTTCTCGCGGCTGCGGTTCAAGTACCGCGACCGGCTGTTCCTGCTCTACGTGCTCACGCTGGTGCTGCCGCAGGAGGTGCTGGTCGTCCCGCTGTTCATCATGATGAACCAGCTCGGGCTGGTCGACACTTATGTCGCGCTCATCATCCCGTTCGCGTTCACGGCGTTCGGGACGTTCCTGCTGCGGCAGTTCTTCCTGACCATCCCGATCGAGTTCGAGGAGGCCGCCCTCATCGACGGCGCCTCGCGCTTCCGCACGCTCTGGTCGGTGCTGCTCCCGCAGCTCGCCGCCCCGATCTCCGTGCTCGGCGTGTTCTCCTTCGTGGGCTACTACAACTCGTACCTCTGGCCGCTCATCATCATCAACAGCCAGGACCTGGCGACCGTGCCGCTCGGGCTCTCGATGTTCACCGGCGAGCACGGCACCCAGTGGAGCCTGATGATGGCCGCCTCCACCATCGCCATCATCCCGTCGCTCATCATCGTCGCCGTCCTCCAGCGCCAGCTCATCAAGGGCGTCGCGCTCGGCGGCTTCGGCGGGCGCTGA
- a CDS encoding carbohydrate ABC transporter permease: MSSPLITGAVVSEETAASAAPPTRPFHVPHPTPPRGRRRRKGDGLTALAYLWPGLAGFTFFILVPLLGSLVISLFEWPLFGTPTFVGFANYQKLFSDPTFYTVLLNTVIFAFVYTALNLLLALAVSLWLNTRVKGAGFWRVIFFLPAITPMVANALVWRLLLSDNGIVNSALHAIGVQGPSWLSDSRFALASVIAMSVWQSFGYNVIVLSAGIAGIPKELLEASRMDGTNAWQRMRSIILPMISPALFFTMTMTMIGAFQVFVQPQILTQGGPGESTNTFVLYLYRNGFVFDRLGYASALAWMLFIVVMLITALQFAGQKRWVNYDK, translated from the coding sequence ATGTCCTCGCCACTGATCACGGGCGCCGTCGTCTCGGAGGAGACGGCGGCGTCCGCCGCGCCCCCGACCCGCCCGTTCCATGTTCCGCATCCCACGCCGCCGCGCGGCCGGAGGAGGCGGAAGGGCGACGGCCTCACCGCGCTGGCCTACCTGTGGCCGGGCCTCGCCGGCTTCACGTTCTTCATCCTGGTCCCGCTGCTCGGGTCGCTGGTCATCAGCCTCTTCGAGTGGCCGCTGTTCGGGACGCCGACGTTCGTCGGGTTCGCCAACTACCAGAAGCTGTTCAGCGACCCGACCTTCTACACCGTCCTTCTGAACACGGTGATCTTCGCGTTCGTCTACACGGCGCTGAACCTCCTGCTCGCCCTGGCGGTGTCGCTGTGGCTGAACACCCGGGTCAAGGGCGCCGGATTCTGGCGCGTGATCTTCTTCCTCCCGGCGATCACTCCGATGGTCGCGAACGCGCTGGTGTGGCGGCTGCTGCTCAGCGACAACGGGATCGTGAACTCGGCGCTGCACGCGATCGGCGTCCAGGGGCCGAGCTGGCTGTCGGACTCCCGGTTCGCGCTGGCCTCGGTGATCGCGATGTCGGTGTGGCAGTCGTTCGGCTACAACGTCATCGTGCTCTCGGCGGGCATCGCCGGCATCCCGAAGGAGTTGCTGGAGGCCTCCCGGATGGACGGCACGAACGCCTGGCAGCGGATGCGCTCGATCATCCTGCCGATGATCTCGCCCGCGCTGTTCTTCACCATGACCATGACGATGATCGGCGCCTTCCAGGTCTTCGTGCAGCCGCAGATCCTGACGCAGGGCGGCCCGGGGGAGTCGACGAACACGTTCGTTCTCTACCTGTACCGCAACGGCTTCGTCTTCGACCGGCTCGGCTACGCGTCCGCGCTCGCCTGGATGCTGTTCATCGTCGTCATGCTCATCACCGCGCTGCAGTTCGCGGGACAGAAGAGGTGGGTCAACTATGACAAGTGA
- a CDS encoding ABC transporter substrate-binding protein, which yields MTPRTKRAAVRAGTAILLAGALTALAGCAGGGGGSASGGPISMYTWVSSQSDRDQWQGFIDLGKKVDPKLDVTISGPSFNDYWTKVKTRLSGSNPPCLLTTQAARAQELSGLLMPLTDLIKKYNLDTSKFDASMLKGMTVDGSIRAIPYDAEPIVLYYNADAFQKAGLALPSSTYTRDQFLSDAKKLTTADHKAFAIEPGFFIPNAWAIADGAEAVKGGKLDLTNSKLVDSVQSYFDLVSKEGIAKAPEAADGSDVAQSAFTSGASDMLIEGPWMYGTFAAAAKFKLGVTIVPTASGDAKGMTAGSGFGIAKNCKDPDGAFKAIMAMTDTSVLKGQAEKRGIVPSRPDAQSAWADGKSAEAYSAVQALLKDAKAQLTTPTWNQVETLFTQYGVEGYRGDKTAKDVLTTIQNSVGQ from the coding sequence GTGACACCACGAACCAAGCGCGCAGCGGTACGGGCCGGTACCGCCATTCTGCTGGCAGGAGCGCTCACCGCGCTCGCCGGTTGTGCGGGCGGCGGAGGCGGCAGCGCCTCCGGCGGCCCGATCAGCATGTACACCTGGGTCAGCAGCCAGAGCGACCGCGACCAGTGGCAGGGCTTCATCGACCTCGGCAAGAAGGTCGACCCGAAGCTGGACGTGACGATCTCGGGCCCGAGCTTCAACGACTACTGGACCAAGGTGAAGACCCGGCTGAGCGGGTCCAACCCGCCCTGCCTGCTGACCACGCAGGCCGCCCGCGCCCAGGAGCTCTCCGGGCTGCTGATGCCGCTCACCGACCTGATCAAGAAGTACAACCTCGACACGTCGAAGTTCGACGCCTCCATGCTCAAGGGCATGACGGTGGACGGCAGCATCCGCGCCATCCCCTACGACGCCGAGCCGATCGTCCTCTACTACAACGCGGACGCGTTCCAGAAGGCCGGTCTCGCGCTGCCGAGCTCGACCTACACCCGTGACCAGTTCCTCTCCGACGCGAAGAAGCTGACCACGGCCGACCACAAGGCGTTCGCCATCGAGCCGGGCTTCTTCATCCCGAACGCGTGGGCCATCGCCGACGGCGCCGAGGCGGTCAAGGGCGGCAAGCTCGACCTGACCAACTCCAAGCTGGTCGACTCCGTGCAGTCCTACTTCGACCTGGTGTCGAAGGAGGGCATCGCCAAGGCGCCGGAGGCCGCAGACGGCTCCGACGTCGCGCAGTCCGCGTTCACCTCCGGAGCGAGCGACATGCTCATCGAGGGACCGTGGATGTACGGCACCTTCGCCGCCGCCGCCAAGTTCAAGCTCGGCGTCACCATCGTCCCGACCGCGTCGGGCGACGCCAAGGGCATGACGGCCGGCTCGGGCTTCGGCATCGCGAAGAACTGCAAGGACCCGGACGGCGCGTTCAAGGCGATCATGGCCATGACCGACACCAGCGTCCTGAAGGGCCAGGCCGAGAAGCGCGGCATCGTCCCCTCGCGCCCGGACGCGCAGTCGGCGTGGGCCGACGGCAAGTCCGCCGAGGCGTACAGCGCGGTGCAGGCCCTGCTGAAGGACGCGAAGGCGCAGCTCACCACCCCGACCTGGAACCAGGTCGAGACCCTGTTCACCCAGTACGGAGTCGAGGGCTACCGGGGTGACAAGACCGCCAAGGATGTGCTGACCACCATCCAGAACTCGGTGGGGCAGTAG
- a CDS encoding alpha-L-fucosidase, with protein sequence MTPTLTAAPDSFVRTDLVRLPGGEWFTGAGFGLFVHWDHASQQGIEISWPLVGRSIIPGSDRVEDTVTVEQYQSTAATFDPVEWDAVALARLAKRAGARYVVFTARHHAGYSMFHTAHSDFGIQHSPFGRDITREFVEAIHAEGIRVGIYYSLPDWNHPDYPAFTMDDRPYPLEHWPAAGDPANAGTPVADDRHRRPTPEQWARYQDYLRGQLTELLTGYGTIDLLWFDGEWERSEEEWDSAGLRALIKSLQPDVVINDRLLGQGDYKTPEQGFPVTAPEGPWELCLTIGQMWAWRPGDTKSKSTVSLLTTLIEVASRGGNLLLNIGPKGDGSLNASQVRTLEEIGAWMDTHAESVVGVSPTRGVDFYGPSTARQGTLYLHLVMRPIEQVVVRGIPVGRVRSVRLLATGEELPFEVNVEVHEQVEQNGEPLGELHIPAPTASGAAIDVLAIDFEPLAG encoded by the coding sequence GTGACCCCCACCCTCACCGCGGCGCCCGACTCGTTCGTGCGCACCGACCTCGTCCGCCTGCCGGGCGGCGAATGGTTCACCGGAGCCGGCTTCGGCCTGTTCGTGCACTGGGACCACGCCAGTCAGCAAGGCATCGAGATCTCCTGGCCGCTGGTCGGTCGTTCCATCATCCCCGGTTCCGACCGCGTCGAGGACACGGTGACGGTCGAGCAGTACCAGTCCACCGCCGCGACGTTCGACCCGGTGGAGTGGGACGCCGTCGCGCTCGCCCGGCTCGCCAAGCGCGCCGGTGCGCGCTACGTCGTCTTCACCGCCCGGCACCACGCGGGCTACTCGATGTTCCACACCGCGCACTCGGACTTCGGCATCCAGCACTCGCCGTTCGGCCGGGACATCACGCGGGAGTTCGTGGAGGCGATCCATGCGGAGGGCATCCGCGTCGGCATCTACTACAGCCTCCCGGACTGGAACCACCCCGACTACCCGGCGTTCACGATGGACGACCGGCCGTACCCGCTCGAGCACTGGCCGGCCGCGGGCGACCCGGCCAACGCGGGAACCCCCGTCGCCGATGACCGGCACCGGCGGCCGACCCCCGAGCAGTGGGCGCGCTACCAGGACTACCTGCGCGGCCAGCTGACCGAGCTCCTCACCGGCTACGGGACGATCGACCTGCTCTGGTTCGACGGCGAGTGGGAGCGGTCGGAGGAGGAGTGGGACAGCGCCGGGCTGCGTGCGCTCATCAAGTCCCTCCAGCCCGACGTCGTCATCAACGACCGGCTGCTCGGCCAGGGCGACTACAAGACCCCGGAGCAAGGCTTCCCGGTCACCGCTCCGGAGGGGCCGTGGGAGCTCTGCCTCACCATCGGCCAGATGTGGGCGTGGCGTCCGGGCGACACCAAGAGCAAGAGCACGGTCTCGCTGCTGACCACCCTGATCGAGGTCGCCTCCCGCGGCGGAAACCTCCTGCTCAACATCGGCCCCAAGGGCGACGGCAGTCTCAACGCGTCGCAGGTGCGGACCCTGGAGGAGATCGGCGCGTGGATGGACACCCACGCGGAGAGCGTCGTCGGCGTCTCGCCCACCAGGGGCGTCGACTTCTACGGGCCGTCCACCGCGCGGCAGGGGACCCTCTACCTCCACCTCGTCATGCGTCCGATCGAGCAGGTCGTCGTGCGCGGCATCCCGGTCGGCCGGGTCCGCTCGGTGCGGCTGCTGGCGACCGGCGAGGAGCTGCCGTTCGAGGTCAACGTCGAGGTCCACGAGCAGGTCGAGCAGAACGGCGAGCCGCTCGGCGAGCTGCACATCCCGGCGCCGACGGCCTCCGGAGCCGCGATCGACGTCCTCGCGATCGACTTCGAGCCGCTCGCCGGGTAG
- a CDS encoding alpha-L-fucosidase — protein MFTDDPVRPENYRRFERDLPQWFGDAKLGVFVHWGPYSVPAWAEPIGELGTIEKEYWFAHNPYAEWYYNTIRIEGSPAAEHQREVYGGAPYDDFLDQWDPAEFDPEEFIALVKSTGAGYFVPTTKHHDGVTLWDAPGTDGRNTVARGPRRDLVGAFEKATRDAGLRFGVYYSGGLDWHFSQLPPITSDGQQFGRPVDAAYAEYAYKHVDDLIERYSPDILWGDIEWPDAGKPSGPFSMENLFEKFYATRPDGVSNDRWGETHWDFRTSEYQQGTAVEASGAWENCRGIGFSFGYNQVEDETHLLSGPEAVKSFVDIVSRGGNLLLNVGLTARGTVPDLQRRTLEHLAAWNAVNGDAVFGSTRLDSAIAGASDEPWLRWTRTGAVANAFVDAAGTVRLPASAAVDAASTRLADGTPVTASRDGDAIVVTLPEPAVAGPSLVRFDLAE, from the coding sequence ATGTTCACAGACGACCCCGTCCGCCCCGAGAACTACCGCCGGTTCGAGCGGGACCTCCCGCAGTGGTTCGGCGACGCCAAGCTGGGCGTCTTCGTGCACTGGGGCCCCTACTCGGTCCCCGCGTGGGCGGAGCCGATCGGCGAGCTCGGCACCATCGAGAAGGAGTACTGGTTCGCGCACAACCCGTACGCCGAGTGGTACTACAACACCATCCGCATCGAAGGCAGCCCGGCGGCCGAGCACCAGCGCGAGGTCTACGGCGGCGCCCCCTACGACGACTTCCTCGACCAGTGGGACCCCGCCGAGTTCGACCCGGAGGAGTTCATCGCCCTGGTGAAGAGCACCGGAGCCGGCTACTTCGTGCCGACGACCAAGCACCACGACGGCGTCACCCTCTGGGACGCGCCAGGCACCGATGGCCGCAACACCGTCGCCCGCGGCCCGCGCCGCGACCTCGTCGGCGCCTTCGAGAAGGCGACGCGCGACGCCGGCCTCCGTTTCGGCGTCTACTACTCGGGCGGCCTCGACTGGCACTTCTCGCAGCTGCCGCCGATCACCTCGGACGGCCAGCAGTTCGGCCGCCCCGTCGACGCGGCCTACGCCGAATACGCGTACAAGCACGTCGACGACCTGATCGAGCGCTACTCCCCCGACATCCTCTGGGGCGACATCGAGTGGCCCGACGCGGGCAAGCCGTCCGGCCCGTTCAGCATGGAGAACCTGTTCGAGAAGTTCTACGCCACCCGACCGGACGGCGTCTCCAACGACCGCTGGGGTGAGACGCACTGGGACTTCCGCACCAGCGAGTACCAGCAGGGCACCGCCGTGGAGGCCTCCGGCGCCTGGGAGAACTGCCGCGGCATCGGCTTCTCGTTCGGCTACAACCAGGTCGAGGACGAGACGCACCTGCTCAGCGGCCCGGAGGCGGTGAAGTCGTTCGTGGACATCGTCTCCCGCGGCGGCAACCTCCTCCTCAACGTCGGCCTGACCGCCCGCGGCACCGTGCCCGACCTGCAGCGCCGGACGCTGGAGCACCTCGCCGCGTGGAACGCCGTGAACGGCGACGCCGTCTTCGGCTCGACCAGGCTGGACTCGGCGATCGCCGGCGCCTCGGACGAGCCGTGGCTGCGCTGGACCCGCACCGGCGCCGTCGCCAACGCGTTCGTGGACGCGGCCGGAACGGTCCGCCTCCCGGCCTCCGCCGCCGTGGACGCGGCGAGCACCCGCCTCGCCGACGGCACCCCGGTCACGGCCTCCCGCGACGGCGACGCGATCGTCGTCACGCTGCCGGAGCCCGCGGTCGCCGGACCCTCGCTCGTCCGTTTCGACCTGGCCGAGTGA
- a CDS encoding amidohydrolase family protein, which yields MTVDAHLHLWDLDRVAYPWLTAALAPIDRTFAFAEVEPQLERAGVDRVVLVQAADSVEDSAAMFAVPSPMVAGVVAWVDLLDPAAAALQLDRWSEHPSFVGVRHLIHDEPDADWLGRPAVRASLALLAERGLSFDVIGVLPRHLEHAVSIADELPSLRLVIDHLGTPPVGAPDAEPWAGLITELSRRPNVFVKLSGLTTLGGGSDAARLRPYVEHALDAFGAARTLYGGDWPVSTLAGPYAETWATAQELLAGASEDEQEDVFTRAAARAYRLDS from the coding sequence ATGACGGTCGACGCCCACCTGCACCTCTGGGACCTGGACCGGGTCGCGTACCCGTGGCTGACCGCCGCGCTCGCCCCGATCGACCGCACCTTCGCGTTCGCCGAGGTGGAGCCCCAGCTGGAGCGGGCGGGCGTCGACCGCGTGGTCCTCGTCCAGGCCGCCGACTCCGTCGAGGACTCGGCGGCGATGTTCGCCGTGCCTTCGCCCATGGTGGCGGGGGTCGTGGCCTGGGTGGACCTGCTCGACCCCGCGGCGGCGGCGCTCCAACTCGACCGGTGGTCGGAACATCCGTCGTTCGTCGGGGTCCGCCACCTCATCCACGATGAGCCGGACGCCGACTGGCTGGGCAGGCCTGCTGTGCGCGCCTCGCTCGCGCTGCTCGCGGAGCGGGGCCTGAGCTTCGATGTGATCGGGGTGCTCCCCCGGCACCTGGAGCACGCGGTCTCGATCGCCGACGAGCTGCCGTCCCTGCGCCTCGTCATCGACCACCTGGGCACGCCGCCGGTTGGAGCGCCCGACGCCGAGCCGTGGGCCGGGCTCATCACCGAGCTCTCCCGGCGCCCGAACGTGTTCGTCAAGCTCTCCGGCCTGACCACGCTCGGCGGCGGGTCGGACGCGGCGCGGCTGCGCCCCTACGTCGAGCACGCGCTCGACGCGTTCGGGGCGGCGCGGACGCTGTACGGCGGCGACTGGCCGGTGTCGACCCTCGCCGGACCCTACGCGGAGACCTGGGCGACGGCGCAGGAGCTGCTAGCAGGGGCGTCGGAGGACGAGCAGGAGGACGTGTTCACGCGGGCGGCGGCGCGGGCGTACCGGTTGGACTCATAG
- a CDS encoding MarR family transcriptional regulator: MSEAPDLSPVIEQDPLDLRLSIASIVHWADSREVRVRVMEKIGFPVDDIPMFVVVNQLAYRGALRPTDLAATLGTGKANISKIVRRLEEIELVARVPSPSDERSVLVALTDAGRELGERIMAVAQAQVDEVTLGWDPQEVENLRRYIARFARQAFAGLAMTPGLRERP, from the coding sequence GTGTCGGAGGCCCCCGACCTCTCCCCGGTCATCGAGCAGGACCCCCTCGACCTGCGCCTGTCGATCGCGTCGATCGTGCACTGGGCGGACAGCCGGGAGGTGCGCGTGCGGGTGATGGAGAAGATCGGCTTCCCGGTCGACGACATCCCCATGTTCGTCGTCGTCAACCAGCTCGCCTACCGCGGCGCCCTTCGCCCGACCGATCTGGCGGCGACGCTGGGCACGGGCAAGGCGAACATCTCCAAGATCGTGCGGCGCCTGGAGGAGATCGAGCTGGTGGCGCGGGTGCCGTCCCCGAGCGACGAGCGCAGCGTGCTCGTCGCGCTGACCGACGCCGGCCGCGAACTGGGCGAACGCATCATGGCGGTCGCGCAGGCGCAGGTGGACGAGGTCACCCTCGGCTGGGACCCGCAAGAGGTCGAGAACCTGCGCCGGTACATCGCGCGGTTCGCGCGGCAGGCTTTCGCGGGGCTGGCGATGACGCCGGGGCTGCGGGAGCGGCCGTGA